DNA sequence from the Candidatus Cloacimonadota bacterium genome:
ATTTACTCGTTTCATCATGACTTCCAATAAATTTATTTTAACTATATTGAAATGATAATATTAAATGCCAAATTATTTTTATTGATATATTTATAAATATCATTAAAATAAATTAAGTCAAAGATTTCAATCAAAACCCAAAATTATCTTTGATCAAAAATATCTTTATTCTATCTGGTATATTCTGCAGCATGTTGATGGTCAGATGTTTGCAGATGCGCTGCTCAGCATCGCAGTCTGTACAGAAGCCGTCTTCAGCGCATGGGGTTTGTCGTTTCAGCCGTTTTGCATTAATGGGCGCTGCCACATCAAATACACGGTCGATCGCCTGCTGCCTGTCCATCATGATCTTGTTCATGCCGGCAAAGAGGAATACTTTTCTTGGTCCGAAAATAATTGCAGAAACTCTATTCCCATACCCGTCGATATTCACGATCTCGCCTTCTGTGGTAATGGCATTGCATCCTGCAAGGAAGAAATCGGACATCAGTGTTTTTCTTCGCAGTTCGAACACTTGTTCGCTGTTAAGGTCGGGGAGATAAGGATTTACGATATTGTATCCGTTATCTTTCAGGTGATCGAATAACCCGATCTCGCGCACGGTCATGGAACCACCTATGCCGATTGACGATTCCTTATCCAGTTCCTTTAATGCTTTTTCCCGGGCTTCGTCGCCGTTTTTACAAAGTTCAATAAGGAAATTATGAGCTTCGAGCGCTTGTTTTGCTTTATCCATCATTTTGTCGATATGCCAGTTCACGAATTCAGACATGGTACCTCCAGATGTTTCGAGAATTTCTTATAATGTGATTCTACTAGTCAAGAGAAAAAACTAGGAAAATATTAACTACGAATTAACAAGAACTAACTCGAAAATGAAATATTGCCACTTTAAATACAATTGTCATCCTGAATTCCAGCGAAGGATCTCCCTGATTTTTGGTCAATCGTTCTGCGAGATTCTTCGTTCCATTTCATTCCACTCAGAATGACAACACGGAATAAATTGCCACGACTTTCAAGTCGTGGATTGTGTAGTAATTAAATATATTCAGGACTTTAGTCCTAGACCTTTTTAAGCTGTCGTATTGTGAGTTGATTTCCTTTTCATGATCAGCCAGATAATGATAATAACAGCGAAAGCAATCATGACTCCGAGTATCGTTGCACCAATCCTCTCCTCTCCGCTGAACGCAGCTGATACTCCTCCAAATCGTCCGGCAACAATCAGAATCAGAGTAAGCAGAGAGATCATCATCGTATAGCTGATTTGTACGGTTCCCAGGAAAAGGAAGATGAATACAATGAGCAGAAGTGCGAGAACCAGATCCTGTTGTATATTTCCAATCATGAGGATCCCGATAATACCGCCGGCTATCGTGCCGCCAATTCTTTCAAATCCTTTAACTGCAGTCTGGTGCAGGTCCGGTTTGATGATAGATAGTGGAGCAAAAACAACCCAGAACGGTCGTGCATCGACGAGAAGCCAGCCGACAATGGCAGCCACGCCAACTGCACATGCTTTGATAAGAGCGAATTTGAATAACGGGGATTGTAAAAAAGATACGTGCTTGGTACTTTCACTCTTCTTCCTTTGAGGTTTTGCTGATGATGTCTGTTTCTTTTTTGTATGAATTTTCAGAACCGTAAATAACGCAACAGCAGCCATGGCAAGTATTGCACCGGCAAAGAATCCAACCATCTTACCGGCAATTGGAGGGTCAGGTTTCTCCAGAATGAGTAAAAACCAAAAATTCAGCAGAAGACCCAGTATGGCATACATTGCTCCAAAATAGAGGGCAGATGCACAAATGAAAGCAATGATCGTAACCGAAAGTACCATTGACCACATATCGGTTCCTATGATCAATCCAAGAATGGTCAAGACACCTGCAGCAAGTGTCCACAGACCCATTACTTTTAACTTATCCTTAAGATTACCGGGAGGATCAGTAAGAGAAACGAACAGCGCACTCATTGCAGTAATCCCCGGAAGATCAAACAGGTGGCTGAGAAGCGCTCCCATAAGTACTGCCACTACTCCACGCAAGCCAAGTTTCCAATCAAAATTTTTCCACTCAATGTGCTGTTTTATCATGGTGTGTGTAATACAAATTGAGAATATATTTCGTCAAGAGAAAATAATGAGGGAAAATATAAACCAAAATCTACACGATCAACTAAAAATTTAATATACGCTCTATAAATAACTTGTCATCCTGAATTCCAGCGAAGGATCTCCCTGATTTTGGTCAATCTTTCTGGGAGATTCTTCGTTCCATTTCATTTCACTCAGAATGACAAAACGGAATAAATTGCCACGACTTTCAAGTCGTGAATAAAAAATAAATTGAGAAATCCGGACTTTGGTCGGTTATATGAGATTCATTTTTAAATTATTTGACAG
Encoded proteins:
- a CDS encoding lactate utilization protein — protein: MSEFVNWHIDKMMDKAKQALEAHNFLIELCKNGDEAREKALKELDKESSIGIGGSMTVREIGLFDHLKDNGYNIVNPYLPDLNSEQVFELRRKTLMSDFFLAGCNAITTEGEIVNIDGYGNRVSAIIFGPRKVFLFAGMNKIMMDRQQAIDRVFDVAAPINAKRLKRQTPCAEDGFCTDCDAEQRICKHLTINMLQNIPDRIKIFLIKDNFGF
- a CDS encoding FUSC family protein, with protein sequence MIKQHIEWKNFDWKLGLRGVVAVLMGALLSHLFDLPGITAMSALFVSLTDPPGNLKDKLKVMGLWTLAAGVLTILGLIIGTDMWSMVLSVTIIAFICASALYFGAMYAILGLLLNFWFLLILEKPDPPIAGKMVGFFAGAILAMAAVALFTVLKIHTKKKQTSSAKPQRKKSESTKHVSFLQSPLFKFALIKACAVGVAAIVGWLLVDARPFWVVFAPLSIIKPDLHQTAVKGFERIGGTIAGGIIGILMIGNIQQDLVLALLLIVFIFLFLGTVQISYTMMISLLTLILIVAGRFGGVSAAFSGEERIGATILGVMIAFAVIIIIWLIMKRKSTHNTTA